From the Quercus lobata isolate SW786 chromosome 6, ValleyOak3.0 Primary Assembly, whole genome shotgun sequence genome, one window contains:
- the LOC115950779 gene encoding rRNA-processing protein FCF1 homolog, translated as MGKAKKGPKFAAMKKMVTKKSIKNYKQQVLDPKKNDNNEKKLPRNVPKVSSALFFNYNTSLGPPYRVLVDTNFINFSIQNKLDLEKGMMDCLYAKCTPCITQCVMAELEKLGQKYRVALRIAKDPRFERLICTHKGTYADDCIVDRVTEHKCYIVATCDRDLKRRIRKVPGVPIMYITRHKYSIERLPEATVGGAPRY; from the exons ATGGGGAAAGCGAAGAAAGGTCCCAAATTTGCTGCCATGAAAAAAATGGTCACcaaaaaatccattaaaaa TTACAAACAACAGGTTTTGGACccaaaaaagaatgataacaacGAAAAGAAGCTCCCAAGAAATGT GCCGAAGGTTTCATCTGCACTTTTCTTCAATTACAACACCTCGTTGGGACCACCATATCGGGTTTTGGTAGATACTAACTTCATCAATTTCTCTATCCAGAATAAA CTGGACTTGGAGAAGGGAATGATGGACTGCCTATATGCAAAAT GCACTCCTTGTATCACGCAATGTGTGATGGCAGAGCTTGAGAAGCTAGGTCAGAAATATCGAGTTGCTTTGAG GATTGCTAAGGATCCTCGTTTTGAAAGACTAATTTGCACTCATAAAGGGACCTATGCTGATGACTGTATTGTTGACAGAGTTACAGAG CATAAATGCTACATTGTTGCTACATGTGATCGAGATTTGAAGCGAAGGATCCGAAAG GTTCCTGGTGTACCAATTATGTATATTACTCGGCACAAGTACTCAATTGAACGGTTGCCTGAAGCAACAGTCGGTGGAG CTCCAAGGTATTGA